Genomic window (Synechococcus sp. LA31):
TCGACGCCCCAGCTGCCGCTCAGCGGCACGATCCATTGCGGAGCGGGGTTTTCATGCCAATCGCCTTGCCAACCTGGGGGCAACACGGTGAACAGCAGAGTCATGCCGCCTTGAACGCGCTGGCCAATCCATTGGGCGCTGGCCCCGGCGCTGATCGCGTTCATCACAAAGCCATCAATCCGGCCCTGCCGTTGGCGGCTGATGCCCTTGGCATCGGTGAACACATGCCAGTAGGGAATGGAGGGTGGATCTTGCTGAGCCATTGGAACGTGCCCCTGCCTGCTGGGGTTGTTGCTGCAACGTAGGGATGCTTCGCCAGTTGTCAGCCGATTGTCATCGCAATGGAGAGGTCGGTTGGCTCAGCAGGTGTTGCGAGTGGTGTTGCAGCTTGCAGCGCAAGATCGATGAAGTCTCTAGGTTCTGATGAACAACATCGATGGCCCGCCATCATGACCACCACCAATCCCTACGCCCTTGAGACCCTCTCCAACCTGCTCAAGGGCAAGGTGATCGTCGTGACCGGTGGCAACAGCGGTATCGGTAAATCGATTGTGGAAGTGGTGGCGCGCCTTGGCGCCAAGGTTGTGATCGACTACCGCTCCCACCCCGAGGCCACCGAGGCGATTGAAGAGGAGATCGGTGAGCTGGGCGGTAGCTGCTGCGGCGTGCAGGCCGATGTGTCGAACCTCGACGACCTACAGCGCCTGGTGCAGGAAGCGGTCAATCGCTACGGCCGTCTCGATGTGATGGTGAACAACGCTGGTATCGAAACCCGCACCTCGATCCTCGACACCACGCCTGAGGATTTCGACAAGGTGCTGAATGTGAACCTGCGCGGTGTGTTCTTTGCCACGCAGTACGCCGCCAAGCAGATGATCGCCCAGGGCAGCGGCGGCCGCATCATCAACATCTCCTCGGTGCATGAAGACTGGCCGATGCCAAACAACACGCCCTATTGCGTGGCGAAAGGTGGTGTTCGCATGCTCACCCGTACCGCCGGTGTGGAATTGGCTTCCCAAGGCGTGTCGATCGTGAATGTGGGCCCAGGTGCAGTGGCCACTCCGATCAACGACTCCACGATGAACAATCCAGAGCTGCTTTCCAAGCTCAACGCTGCCATCCCCATGGGGCGCATGGCCCAGCCTGAAGAGATCGCCAAGGTGGTGGCCTTCCTGGCCAGTGATGCCGCCAGCTACATCACCGCCACCAGCATCTTTGCCGACGGCGGCATCATGCAGAGCAGCCCTGGTCTGTGAAGCTCACCCGCGAGCAGCTGCAGCGGATCCGCCATCGCCATCTCGGCTATCGGATCACGCTGGTTTACGAGCTGGTGCTGTTGCTGATGCTGCCGCTGGCGCAGCTGTTCATACCGCTGTTGTCGCTGTTGCTCATCGGCCAGGCGTTGGTGCTCATGGTGTTCGTGAGTCGGTTCAGTTCGTTGAAGCGCACGCGTCCATTGATGTACGGCCTTGGCTGCACGGCCATCGCCTTAGAGGTGATCTGGCATCTGGCACTGACCTTCAGCCCGGGCTTCGGCCGAGCGCTCACCCTGCCTCATGTGGTGGTTTGGGTGATGTTTCTGCTGGTGGCCGTGGTGCGCAAAGTGCGCTCCTTGATCCGGGAGCCTTTCGTCACCATGTCGGTTGTGCTGGGTGCGGCATCCGGCTACCTCACGGTGGGGATTGCTGGCGGTGTGTTGCTCACGGCGATGTGGGTGCTTCAGCCTGCGGCTTTTTTGACATCGGCGTTGCCAGCCCTCACGGCCAGCGGAGATGCCAGCGTGGCGATGGCGCCTTCCCTGATGGCAGCCTCCTTCGGCTTGCTGACCACGGTGGGCACTGACGTGCTCACCCCCAGCAACGTGGCTGTTCAGGTGATCGCCAACGTGATCACCATTGCTGGTCAGCTATACGTGGCCATCTTGATCGCGCTGATCCTGGGTCGCGTTCAGAAACGGCTCTCCTGACTGACTGAATGACGCAATTGAAGGCATTGATCCGGCGGCTGCTCCAGCTCGGGATCCTGGGTTTGTTTGTTGGTCTGCTCTGCTGGCCGTTCAACCTCTTGGATCGTTGGGGCGATCAGCTGCTCGAGCTGTTGCCAGCGTTCAGTGGCACCCCCTGGCGTCCGCTCACGCTGTTGCTTGCACTAGCCCCTCTGCTGGTGCTGCCTCTGCTGCTGGTGCTTCAGAGCAGATCGTTCAGTCGCGGTAAGGGGTCGGGTATACCCCAGGCGATGACCAGCATTGAGCATCCCGACCAGGCTGGATCGCTTTTGGGGCTAGTGCCCACTGTGCAGCGGTTGCTGTTGTGGGGCCTGGCCACCCTCAGCCTGATGCCCTTGGGGCGGGAGGGTCCGGTGGTGCAGGTGGGTGCGACAGCGGCTTATTGGTTGCGGCGCCGCTTTCCTGGTTGGCTGCGTGAGTTGAACCACGCAGATCTGCTTGCGGTGGCTGGTGGTGCAGGCCTGGCCGGAGGTTTCAACACCCCGCTGCTGGGGGTGGTGTTTGTGGCGGAGGAGTTTATGGGCACCTTCTCGGTGGGGTTGATCTGGCCAGCTCTGGTGATCGGGGCTTTGGCCGCAGCCTTCAGCAGCGTGGTGGGCCAGCCCGAATTTGCTCTGGGCATGGTGGGCGTCGCTCCCTCTGAATTGAGCCAGCTGGCCTGGGCCCTGCCGATCGGTGCTCTGGCGGGAGGGCTTGGCGCTCTCTTCGCGCGTTTGCTCCTGGACGCCACGCGCCGCTGGCGCCGCATCGTTCAGCAGCAACCACTGCGCTTCGGGTTGCTGCTGGGGGGGGTGCTCAGTGTGTTTCTGCTGATCAGCGGAGGTGCCGCCGGCTGTGACGGAGAGCTCTTGATGACCCACATGATCGAGGGCGGCTCACCCACGAATTTCCTGCTGCCAGGGCTGTTTGGTGATCTGCTCACCCTTGTGCTGCGGGTGGTTGGGCCCATCCTGGCCCTGGGTGCAGGCATCCCCGGCGGCCTGATCGACCCTTCCTTCACCTTCGGTGCTGTTCTGGGCCACAGCCTGGGAGATACCGCCATGGCCGCTCAGCTCGGCCTCACCCTCGGGATGGTGGCTGGATTGGCCGGGGCCACCCAGTTGCCCGTGCTGGCCGTGCTCTTCGGTGTGCGCATGGCCGGTGATCAGCAGCTCTTGCCCGGATTGTTGTTGGCGGCCGTGATCGCGGCTTATGTGAGCCGGCTGGTGGTGGCCAAGCCGGTGTATCACGCCCTCAAAGATCTGGCCGATCAGCCGATGCCAGCTGCTGAGCCCGCTCTATGACGGTGCGCCAGTAATCACGAGGGCCGAGCGTTCGCGGGTGAAGATCAGCCACAGCCATTTGGTGAGCAGTGTTAACCGGTTTTCGCGATCGGGCATGAAGGCCAGGTGAGCCAAACCCCAGAGCAGCCACCCGAACACGCCACTCACCTTGACGCCCCGAAGGTCTGCAACGGCGAAGAGCGAGCCCACAATCGCCATTGTGCCGAAGTCGGTGAACGCAAAGGCGGGGTGCTGTTGGTTTTGCTGTTTGGCCAGGATGTCTTTGGCGACCCACACGCCCATCTGCACAGCTGGGCCAGCCATCCCGGGTAGCGGTTTGCCGTCTTTGGTGTGGGTGTAACTGCAGAGATCGCCCAAAACACGAATCTCTGGATGCCCAGGGATGGAGAAATCGGGCTCCACCGGGATGCGGCCACCGCGATCGGTGTTGCAGCCGGTGCGATCCGCCAGCAACTTGCCCAGAGGTGATGCGGCTACACCAGCGGTCCAGCAGATGGTTTGGGCCTCCAGGGTGACCTCACCATCGCTGGTGGTCACCGTGAGCTTGCCCTCTTCGATCGTTTTCACCCTGCCCCCTAGCAGCAGTTCCACGCCACAGCGCTTGAGGTGGTCGCCGGCGGCTTGCGAGAGCTGGGGGTCCATCGCCCGCAGCACCCGATCGCCGGGGTCAACCAACGTCACCTTGCAATGGGTGGGATCGATCTGTTTGAAGTCGCGCTCAAGGGTGTGGCGCATCAAATCGTTGAGGGAGGCCGCGAGCTCGCAGCCTGTGGGGCCGCCGCCCACCACCACCACGGATTGCAACAGGCGGCGCTTGTCGAGATCGGGGGTTTGCTCAGCTTCCTCGAGGGCTCCCAGCACCCGCTTGCGAATGCCGTAGGCATCTTCGAGCGATTTCATCGGCGTGGCGTATTGCGCCCATTCGTCGTGGCCGAAGAAGCTGCTGGTGGCGCCGGTGGCCAAGATCAGATGGTCGTAACGCAGTCGCCGGTCGTTGAAAACCACCTCCTTGGCGTTGGCGTCGATGTCAACCACCTCCCCCATCAGGATCTGAACGTTGGGGGCCTTGCCGATCATGATCCGCAGCGGTGAAGCCACGTCGGTCTGCGACACCAGGCCTGAGGCCACCTGATACAGCATGGGCTGAAAC
Coding sequences:
- a CDS encoding chloride channel protein, with the protein product MTQLKALIRRLLQLGILGLFVGLLCWPFNLLDRWGDQLLELLPAFSGTPWRPLTLLLALAPLLVLPLLLVLQSRSFSRGKGSGIPQAMTSIEHPDQAGSLLGLVPTVQRLLLWGLATLSLMPLGREGPVVQVGATAAYWLRRRFPGWLRELNHADLLAVAGGAGLAGGFNTPLLGVVFVAEEFMGTFSVGLIWPALVIGALAAAFSSVVGQPEFALGMVGVAPSELSQLAWALPIGALAGGLGALFARLLLDATRRWRRIVQQQPLRFGLLLGGVLSVFLLISGGAAGCDGELLMTHMIEGGSPTNFLLPGLFGDLLTLVLRVVGPILALGAGIPGGLIDPSFTFGAVLGHSLGDTAMAAQLGLTLGMVAGLAGATQLPVLAVLFGVRMAGDQQLLPGLLLAAVIAAYVSRLVVAKPVYHALKDLADQPMPAAEPAL
- a CDS encoding SDR family NAD(P)-dependent oxidoreductase, giving the protein MTTTNPYALETLSNLLKGKVIVVTGGNSGIGKSIVEVVARLGAKVVIDYRSHPEATEAIEEEIGELGGSCCGVQADVSNLDDLQRLVQEAVNRYGRLDVMVNNAGIETRTSILDTTPEDFDKVLNVNLRGVFFATQYAAKQMIAQGSGGRIINISSVHEDWPMPNNTPYCVAKGGVRMLTRTAGVELASQGVSIVNVGPGAVATPINDSTMNNPELLSKLNAAIPMGRMAQPEEIAKVVAFLASDAASYITATSIFADGGIMQSSPGL
- a CDS encoding NAD(P)/FAD-dependent oxidoreductase, encoding MAPERFFLELTPPSELLRQAPHVVIVGAGFAGLKAAQTFAGKTVRVTLIDKRNFNLFQPMLYQVASGLVSQTDVASPLRIMIGKAPNVQILMGEVVDIDANAKEVVFNDRRLRYDHLILATGATSSFFGHDEWAQYATPMKSLEDAYGIRKRVLGALEEAEQTPDLDKRRLLQSVVVVGGGPTGCELAASLNDLMRHTLERDFKQIDPTHCKVTLVDPGDRVLRAMDPQLSQAAGDHLKRCGVELLLGGRVKTIEEGKLTVTTSDGEVTLEAQTICWTAGVAASPLGKLLADRTGCNTDRGGRIPVEPDFSIPGHPEIRVLGDLCSYTHTKDGKPLPGMAGPAVQMGVWVAKDILAKQQNQQHPAFAFTDFGTMAIVGSLFAVADLRGVKVSGVFGWLLWGLAHLAFMPDRENRLTLLTKWLWLIFTRERSALVITGAPS
- a CDS encoding cupin domain-containing protein; protein product: MAQQDPPSIPYWHVFTDAKGISRQRQGRIDGFVMNAISAGASAQWIGQRVQGGMTLLFTVLPPGWQGDWHENPAPQWIVPLSGSWGVETMDGDRVEMGPGMVSFGADQATTEHNGKRGHRSWTVGDQPAVLMLVQFGPEVPPPPIPELAG